Proteins encoded by one window of Enterococcus saccharolyticus subsp. saccharolyticus:
- the xerC gene encoding tyrosine recombinase XerC: protein MVSRDWPAEFFRYLMVERGYSEKTQAAYQEDMKVFFAFLEAKNKEYLTIDHRDVRIYLGELNEKQYSRNTISRKIASLRSFYQYLLKQEVISENPFSYIHLKKKGVKLPRFFYEDEMAALFESVQGSEPLQQRNRGLLEILYGSGLRVSECANLEVNQIDWENGVLLILGKGNKERYVPFGAYAQEALQTYFEQGRRFLMEKYHKEHSFVFVNRLGDPITSTGIEYALNQVIRKSSLDSHIHPHMLRHTFATHLLNNGADMRTVQELLGHANLSTTQIYAHVTKESLQKNYRQFHPRA, encoded by the coding sequence ATGGTATCAAGAGATTGGCCCGCTGAATTTTTCCGCTATCTCATGGTAGAGCGAGGCTACTCTGAAAAAACGCAAGCAGCCTATCAAGAAGATATGAAGGTCTTTTTTGCTTTTTTGGAAGCGAAAAACAAAGAGTATTTAACGATTGATCATCGTGATGTTCGAATATATCTCGGTGAATTAAACGAGAAACAATATAGTCGCAATACAATCAGTCGAAAAATTGCTAGTTTACGCTCTTTTTATCAGTATTTGTTGAAACAAGAGGTCATTTCTGAAAACCCATTTTCATATATTCATTTAAAGAAAAAAGGTGTAAAACTTCCTCGTTTCTTTTATGAAGATGAAATGGCAGCTCTTTTTGAAAGCGTACAAGGTTCAGAACCTTTGCAACAGCGTAATCGTGGACTTTTAGAAATATTATATGGTTCAGGTTTACGTGTAAGTGAATGCGCCAATTTAGAGGTCAATCAAATCGATTGGGAAAATGGGGTCTTATTGATTCTCGGAAAAGGGAATAAAGAACGCTACGTGCCTTTTGGAGCTTATGCACAAGAAGCGTTACAGACTTATTTTGAACAAGGCCGCCGCTTTTTGATGGAAAAATATCACAAAGAACATTCATTTGTCTTTGTAAACCGTTTAGGTGATCCCATTACTTCAACGGGAATTGAATATGCACTCAATCAAGTAATTCGTAAAAGTAGTCTCGATAGTCATATTCACCCACACATGTTACGGCACACGTTTGCGACACACTTATTGAATAATGGTGCGGACATGCGAACGGTACAAGAATTGCTAGGACATGCTAATTTATCAACTACACAAATTTATGCGCATGTAACGAAGGAAAGTTTGCAAAAAAACTATCGACAGTTTCATCCAAGAGCATAA
- a CDS encoding flotillin family protein encodes MLEVLSSPILWGIIAFIAILAFLMVRYRIGKPDEALIVTGSFLGKEGIKILKNSGTFVIPIVQKAHKLSLLTHKLEIGTPEVYTEQGVPILASATVLVKVGNSVESIKTAAEQYLGKSTQELEDEAQEVLEGHLRAILGTMTVEAIYKNRDDFAEQVQEVASTDLRKMGLEIVSFTIKDVTDPNGYLDALGRPQIAEVKKNAEVAESNALRETRIKQAENEQLAQHEEIRRKTEIAEATKEMQLKQAQYKQEQDVAVAKAEQIATGEKMKVRLIEQEKNIEIQEKQAELSEKELNATVRKKAEADKYVMEQNALAEKAREIAKAEADAEKVRLAAEAEAQRVEKLGAAEADKIAKVGQAEAESKEKMALALQKLNEAGILMEFIKVLPEIAKEVNAPISNIDKVVSFGGSDGLHEMGEAGLARTFDTIKETTGLDLVGLINETMATKQGNKEIVQAIEAKNQEPKPVLVEEEK; translated from the coding sequence ATGTTAGAAGTTTTGAGTAGTCCTATTCTTTGGGGAATTATTGCCTTTATTGCAATTTTAGCCTTTTTAATGGTTCGTTATCGTATTGGAAAACCCGATGAAGCTTTAATTGTAACAGGTTCTTTTTTAGGAAAAGAAGGAATCAAAATTTTAAAAAATAGTGGGACATTTGTAATTCCGATTGTGCAAAAGGCACATAAATTAAGCTTATTAACACATAAATTAGAAATCGGTACACCAGAAGTTTATACGGAACAAGGGGTACCAATTTTAGCTAGTGCGACTGTTTTAGTTAAAGTAGGGAATAGTGTCGAATCCATTAAAACAGCGGCTGAGCAATATCTAGGAAAATCAACACAAGAATTAGAAGATGAAGCGCAAGAAGTATTAGAAGGTCATTTACGTGCTATCTTAGGAACAATGACTGTTGAAGCTATCTATAAAAACCGTGATGATTTCGCAGAACAAGTTCAAGAAGTGGCATCGACTGACTTGCGAAAAATGGGTTTGGAAATTGTCTCTTTTACAATTAAAGATGTTACGGATCCAAATGGTTACTTAGATGCTTTAGGTCGTCCACAAATTGCTGAAGTGAAGAAAAATGCTGAAGTGGCTGAATCAAATGCTTTACGTGAAACACGAATTAAACAAGCGGAAAATGAACAGTTAGCTCAGCATGAAGAAATTCGTCGTAAAACAGAAATTGCCGAAGCGACCAAAGAAATGCAATTAAAACAAGCACAATATAAACAAGAACAAGATGTGGCGGTTGCGAAGGCAGAGCAAATAGCGACTGGCGAGAAAATGAAAGTTCGTTTAATTGAACAAGAAAAAAATATCGAAATTCAAGAAAAACAAGCAGAATTAAGCGAGAAAGAATTAAATGCGACGGTTCGTAAAAAAGCCGAAGCGGATAAATATGTAATGGAACAAAATGCCTTGGCTGAAAAAGCGAGAGAAATTGCGAAAGCGGAAGCAGATGCTGAAAAAGTTCGTTTAGCAGCAGAAGCTGAAGCACAACGAGTTGAAAAACTTGGGGCAGCTGAAGCGGATAAAATTGCGAAGGTTGGTCAAGCCGAAGCTGAAAGTAAAGAAAAAATGGCATTGGCTTTACAAAAACTCAACGAAGCAGGTATTTTAATGGAATTCATTAAAGTTCTTCCAGAAATTGCCAAGGAAGTCAACGCACCAATCAGCAATATTGACAAAGTTGTTAGCTTTGGTGGAAGCGATGGTTTACACGAAATGGGCGAAGCTGGACTAGCGCGAACTTTTGATACCATCAAAGAAACAACAGGTCTCGATTTAGTTGGATTAATTAATGAAACAATGGCAACGAAACAAGGCAATAAAGAAATTGTTCAAGCAATCGAAGCAAAAAATCAAGAACCAAAACCCGTATTAGTCGAAGAAGAAAAATAA
- the tnpA gene encoding IS200/IS605 family transposase: MKKANESLSHTTWKCKYHIVFAPKYRRQVIYGKYKKSIGEIIRTLCERKGVEIIEANACKDHIHLLVSIPPKYSVSGFVGYLKGKSSLMIFDRHANLKYRYGNRKFWCRGYYVDTVGRNKKQIEEYIRNQVQEDYVADQLTLFEEYDPFTGQKNKKK, translated from the coding sequence ATGAAAAAGGCTAATGAAAGTTTATCACACACGACATGGAAATGTAAGTACCACATTGTTTTTGCACCAAAATATAGACGACAAGTGATTTATGGAAAGTATAAGAAAAGTATAGGTGAGATCATCCGAACATTATGTGAAAGAAAAGGAGTGGAGATCATCGAAGCAAATGCGTGCAAAGATCATATCCACTTACTCGTAAGTATCCCACCAAAATATAGTGTATCAGGTTTTGTAGGCTATTTAAAAGGCAAGAGTAGCTTAATGATTTTTGACAGACATGCGAATTTGAAGTATCGGTATGGGAACCGAAAATTTTGGTGTAGAGGGTATTACGTGGATACAGTAGGAAGAAATAAGAAGCAGATCGAAGAATACATTCGGAATCAAGTACAAGAAGATTATGTAGCAGATCAGCTAACATTGTTTGAAGAGTATGATCCGTTTACAGGACAAAAAAACAAGAAGAAGTGA
- the trmFO gene encoding FADH(2)-oxidizing methylenetetrahydrofolate--tRNA-(uracil(54)-C(5))-methyltransferase TrmFO, with protein sequence MKTVNIIGAGLAGSEAAWQVAQAGVPVRLFEMRPKKSTEAHHTGNFAELVCSNSLRGNSLANAVGVLKEEMRRLNSVVITSADDTAVPAGGALAVDRDSFSELITKRVKEHPLVTVVEEEITEIPEGITIIATGPLTSAPLAQAIKDFNGSEGFYFYDAAAPIIDKATIDMDKVYLKSRYDKGEAAYLNCPMTEEEFNAFYDELVAAEVAPLKEFEKEKFFEGCMPIEVMAKRGRKTMLFGPLKPVGLEDPKTGKRPYAVIQLRQDNAVASLYNIVGFQTHLKWGEQKRVFRMIPGLEKADIVRYGVMHRNSFMNSPELLQQTYQSRLRDDLFFAGQMTGVEGYVESAASGLVAGINAARMAKEEELITFPQETAIGSMAYYITHASGKHFQPMNANFGLFPELPERIRDKKSRYEAIANRALESLEAKKVEINH encoded by the coding sequence ATGAAAACTGTAAATATTATTGGTGCCGGCCTAGCCGGAAGTGAAGCTGCTTGGCAAGTAGCACAAGCAGGAGTACCCGTGCGTTTATTTGAAATGCGTCCTAAAAAATCAACAGAAGCCCATCATACAGGCAATTTTGCTGAATTGGTTTGCTCAAATTCATTACGTGGAAATAGTTTAGCAAATGCTGTTGGCGTATTAAAAGAAGAAATGCGTCGATTGAATTCAGTTGTTATTACTTCGGCTGACGATACGGCTGTACCAGCGGGGGGCGCTTTAGCAGTTGACCGTGATTCTTTTTCAGAGCTAATTACGAAACGAGTGAAAGAACACCCATTAGTAACAGTTGTTGAAGAAGAAATTACAGAAATTCCAGAAGGGATTACAATTATTGCAACAGGTCCTTTAACTTCTGCACCTTTAGCGCAAGCAATTAAAGATTTTAATGGTTCAGAAGGCTTTTATTTCTATGATGCAGCAGCTCCAATCATTGATAAAGCAACGATTGATATGGATAAAGTATATTTGAAATCTCGCTATGACAAAGGAGAAGCTGCATATTTAAACTGTCCAATGACTGAAGAAGAATTTAATGCTTTTTACGATGAATTAGTTGCTGCTGAAGTAGCACCATTAAAAGAGTTTGAAAAAGAAAAATTCTTTGAAGGTTGTATGCCAATTGAAGTAATGGCAAAACGTGGCCGTAAAACAATGCTATTTGGACCATTAAAACCAGTTGGATTGGAAGATCCAAAAACAGGAAAACGTCCGTATGCTGTCATCCAATTAAGACAAGATAATGCAGTAGCTTCGTTATATAATATTGTTGGTTTCCAAACACATTTAAAATGGGGCGAACAAAAACGTGTTTTCCGCATGATTCCTGGTTTGGAAAAGGCTGATATTGTTCGTTATGGTGTGATGCACCGTAACAGCTTTATGAATTCTCCAGAGTTGTTACAACAAACATATCAATCTCGTTTACGCGATGATTTGTTCTTTGCTGGTCAAATGACCGGAGTCGAAGGCTATGTTGAAAGTGCAGCTAGTGGTTTAGTAGCAGGAATTAATGCAGCTCGTATGGCGAAAGAAGAAGAATTAATTACGTTCCCACAAGAAACAGCCATTGGTAGCATGGCATATTATATTACACATGCTTCTGGTAAACATTTCCAACCAATGAATGCAAACTTTGGATTATTCCCTGAATTACCAGAACGTATTAGAGACAAAAAATCGCGTTATGAAGCGATTGCCAATCGTGCATTAGAAAGTTTAGAAGCAAAAAAAGTAGAGATTAATCATTAA
- the topA gene encoding type I DNA topoisomerase: MAYKYLVIVESPAKAKTIEKYLGRNYKVVASVGHIRDLPKSKMGIDVENNYEPHYISIRGKGDVIKSLRSAAKKAQKVYLASDPDREGEAIAWHLAHLLGLDLNEKNRVVFNEITKDAVKAAFKEPRTIDLDLVDAQQARRVLDRLVGYSISPILWRKVKKGLSAGRVQSVALKIIIDREKEIREFKPEEYWSIDGNFKKGRKKFKANFWGIDGKKKKLPNAESVKEVTSRITGKDYEVKNVEKKERKRNPAAPFTTSSLQQEAARKLNFRTRKTMMVAQQLYEGISLGRQGTVGLITYMRTDSKRISDSAKAEVTDFIESTYGKEFAAHDVKKLKNAQGAQDAHEAIRPTSALRTPDEMAKYLDKDQLKLYSLIWSRLVASQMTPAILDTMKVTLDHNGVQFIANGSKVKFKGFMQVYVEGRDDGKEEKENILPELEIGEMVQSVDIEPKQHFTQPPARFSEATLIRTLEENGVGRPSTYAPTLETIQRRYYVKLAQKRFEPTELGEIVNTLIEDFFPQIVDVHFTAEMEDNLDKVEEGKEDWIKVVDHFYRPFEKELKTAEEKIEKIQIKDEPAGFDCELCGHPMVIKLGRYGKFYACSNFPDCRNTKPIVKEIGVECPICHKGQVVERKSKKNRIFYGCDRYPECEFTSWDKPIGRNCPKCDHYLVEKKVKGGKQIVCPNGDYEEDVQK, encoded by the coding sequence ATGGCCTATAAATATTTGGTGATTGTGGAATCACCAGCGAAAGCAAAAACGATTGAGAAATATCTTGGTCGAAATTACAAAGTGGTTGCCAGTGTAGGACATATTCGTGATTTACCGAAAAGTAAAATGGGAATCGATGTTGAAAATAATTATGAACCACATTATATTTCTATTCGTGGAAAAGGCGATGTCATTAAAAGTCTACGCTCTGCAGCAAAAAAAGCACAAAAAGTGTATCTTGCAAGTGACCCGGATAGAGAAGGGGAAGCCATTGCATGGCATTTAGCTCATTTGTTAGGACTAGATTTAAATGAAAAAAATCGAGTGGTGTTTAATGAAATTACCAAAGATGCTGTAAAAGCAGCCTTTAAAGAACCGCGAACGATTGATCTTGATTTAGTGGATGCACAACAAGCGCGACGTGTTTTAGACCGTTTAGTGGGGTACTCAATTAGCCCAATTTTATGGCGTAAAGTCAAAAAAGGGTTGAGTGCTGGACGTGTTCAATCGGTCGCTTTAAAAATTATTATTGATCGCGAAAAAGAAATTCGTGAATTCAAACCGGAAGAATATTGGAGTATTGATGGCAATTTTAAAAAAGGTCGTAAAAAATTCAAGGCCAATTTCTGGGGAATTGATGGAAAGAAAAAGAAATTGCCAAATGCTGAAAGTGTCAAAGAAGTTACTAGCCGTATTACAGGTAAAGATTATGAAGTAAAAAACGTCGAGAAAAAAGAGCGTAAACGTAATCCAGCAGCTCCGTTTACTACAAGTAGCTTACAACAAGAGGCAGCACGTAAATTAAACTTTAGAACTCGTAAAACAATGATGGTTGCGCAGCAGCTTTATGAAGGAATTTCGCTAGGTCGACAAGGAACTGTCGGTTTAATTACGTATATGCGTACAGATTCGAAACGTATTTCAGATTCAGCAAAAGCCGAAGTAACTGATTTTATTGAATCAACTTATGGAAAAGAATTTGCTGCACATGATGTCAAAAAATTGAAAAATGCCCAAGGTGCACAAGATGCCCATGAAGCGATTCGTCCAACAAGTGCATTACGTACACCAGATGAAATGGCGAAATATCTAGACAAAGATCAATTAAAATTATATTCTTTAATCTGGTCACGTTTGGTTGCTAGTCAAATGACTCCTGCTATTTTAGATACGATGAAAGTGACATTGGATCATAACGGTGTCCAATTTATTGCGAATGGTTCTAAAGTGAAGTTTAAAGGATTTATGCAAGTGTATGTTGAAGGCCGTGATGATGGGAAAGAAGAGAAAGAAAATATCTTACCTGAGTTAGAAATTGGCGAAATGGTTCAATCTGTTGATATTGAACCAAAACAACATTTTACACAACCACCTGCACGTTTTAGTGAAGCAACCTTAATTCGCACATTGGAAGAAAATGGAGTTGGTCGTCCATCGACATATGCACCAACATTAGAAACAATCCAACGTCGTTATTATGTGAAGTTAGCTCAAAAACGTTTTGAACCAACCGAGTTAGGTGAGATTGTTAATACGTTGATTGAAGATTTCTTCCCACAAATCGTTGATGTTCATTTTACAGCTGAAATGGAAGACAATTTAGATAAAGTGGAAGAAGGAAAAGAGGACTGGATTAAGGTTGTCGATCATTTCTATCGCCCATTTGAAAAAGAGCTAAAAACAGCCGAAGAAAAAATCGAAAAAATTCAAATCAAAGATGAACCAGCTGGTTTTGATTGCGAATTATGTGGTCATCCAATGGTTATCAAATTAGGACGTTATGGGAAATTTTATGCATGTAGTAACTTCCCAGATTGCCGGAATACAAAACCAATCGTTAAAGAAATTGGTGTAGAATGTCCAATTTGTCATAAAGGACAAGTTGTTGAAAGAAAATCTAAGAAAAATCGCATCTTCTATGGTTGTGATCGTTATCCTGAATGTGAATTCACTTCTTGGGATAAGCCAATTGGACGAAATTGTCCAAAATGTGATCACTATCTAGTAGAGAAAAAAGTCAAAGGTGGCAAACAAATTGTGTGTCCGAATGGTGACTACGAAGAGGATGTACAAAAATAG
- the dprA gene encoding DNA-processing protein DprA — translation MDFWQLSEIERLIFKLTYCKGIGLIGKWKVVHCAQEMQRATFSENEIIRIASIQRFQEQFKKSWQAISEDWLVEQAEKQRFVTWLSNDYPQELKQLYQQPLILFYVGNLSLLRYSKLAFVGAREATPYALRVLSSFIPKIVEQNVVIVSGLAKGVDRYSHEAAIIGGGHTIGVVGCGLDRCYPREVSALFVEMRKNQLILSEYPQGVGVQKHHFPMRNRIIAGLTQGTCVIEAKERSGSLITAQLALEYGKEVFAIPGEIVSGQSNGCHRLIQDGAKCVYSIQDIFDELPNYSVIF, via the coding sequence TTGGATTTTTGGCAACTAAGCGAAATTGAACGTTTGATTTTTAAATTAACCTATTGCAAAGGAATTGGGTTGATTGGTAAATGGAAAGTCGTGCATTGTGCGCAAGAAATGCAACGTGCCACTTTTTCAGAGAATGAAATTATTCGGATTGCCAGCATTCAGCGATTTCAAGAGCAATTTAAAAAAAGCTGGCAAGCTATTTCTGAAGATTGGTTAGTCGAGCAAGCAGAAAAACAGCGATTTGTAACATGGCTATCCAACGATTATCCACAAGAATTAAAGCAATTGTATCAACAACCATTAATTTTATTTTACGTAGGTAATTTATCTTTATTGCGTTATTCTAAATTAGCTTTTGTCGGTGCTAGAGAGGCAACACCTTATGCGCTGCGTGTACTAAGCAGTTTTATTCCTAAAATAGTCGAACAAAATGTGGTCATTGTCAGTGGATTAGCAAAAGGTGTGGATCGTTATAGTCATGAAGCAGCAATTATTGGCGGAGGGCATACGATTGGTGTGGTTGGCTGTGGACTGGATAGGTGTTATCCGCGTGAAGTAAGTGCATTGTTTGTAGAAATGCGCAAGAATCAGTTGATTTTAAGCGAATATCCGCAAGGTGTGGGTGTACAAAAACATCATTTTCCAATGCGTAATCGGATTATTGCAGGGTTAACGCAAGGAACATGTGTCATCGAAGCAAAAGAGCGAAGTGGATCATTAATTACTGCACAACTTGCATTAGAGTACGGAAAAGAAGTTTTTGCTATTCCTGGAGAAATCGTCAGTGGGCAATCAAATGGGTGCCATCGTTTAATTCAAGATGGTGCCAAATGTGTGTATTCTATTCAAGATATTTTTGACGAACTTCCGAATTATTCAGTTATTTTTTAA
- the ylqF gene encoding ribosome biogenesis GTPase YlqF, protein MAIQWFPGHMAKAKREVSEKLKYVDIVFELVDGRLPLSSRNPLLDQILQQKPRLVLINKADLADPNQTKQWENYFIEKGFAVLAINAQENKGVKAIVAKAKEALKEKLERDRNRGLKPRAIRAMVIGIPNVGKSTLLNRLAGKKIAQTGNKPGVTKGQQWIRYGKELELLDTPGILWPKFEDQEIGKKLALTGAIKDQLLHLDDIAIYGLDFFARYYPKQLIQRYHLSEEEVLQLAPELLMTITEKLGFRDNYERGSERVIHDIRQGKLGRYTLDRSNEIGVDEDEA, encoded by the coding sequence ATGGCGATTCAATGGTTTCCTGGCCATATGGCAAAGGCAAAAAGAGAAGTAAGCGAAAAATTAAAATATGTCGATATTGTTTTTGAATTAGTTGACGGACGTTTACCTTTATCCTCTCGAAATCCGCTGCTTGACCAAATTTTACAACAAAAACCACGTCTTGTTTTAATTAATAAAGCGGATCTAGCTGATCCCAATCAAACAAAGCAATGGGAAAACTATTTTATTGAAAAAGGATTTGCTGTACTAGCAATTAACGCCCAAGAAAATAAAGGTGTCAAAGCGATTGTTGCAAAAGCAAAAGAAGCACTAAAAGAAAAATTGGAACGTGACCGTAATCGGGGATTAAAACCACGCGCGATTCGGGCAATGGTTATTGGTATTCCTAACGTAGGTAAATCAACTCTTTTAAATCGTTTAGCAGGTAAGAAAATCGCACAAACCGGAAATAAACCTGGCGTAACGAAAGGCCAACAGTGGATTCGTTACGGAAAAGAATTAGAATTATTAGATACCCCAGGGATTTTGTGGCCAAAATTTGAAGACCAAGAAATTGGAAAGAAACTAGCTTTAACTGGTGCAATTAAGGATCAACTGTTACATTTAGATGATATTGCCATTTATGGCTTAGATTTTTTTGCCCGCTACTATCCTAAGCAACTCATCCAACGTTATCATTTATCGGAAGAGGAAGTTTTGCAATTAGCACCAGAATTGTTAATGACTATTACTGAAAAACTCGGTTTCCGTGATAATTATGAACGTGGAAGCGAACGTGTGATTCATGATATTCGCCAAGGAAAATTAGGTCGGTATACACTTGATCGTTCTAATGAAATTGGAGTCGATGAAGATGAAGCCTGA
- a CDS encoding ribonuclease HII, which translates to MKPESIATIKERLQNLSSLDDPYVENLRQDTRLGVQKLVGQFAKRLEKEAQLKAKYAEMQVFEHACYAQGHTLIAGIDEVGRGPLAGPVVSAAVILPQNCEILGLNDSKQLSEKKRDALAKEIREHAIAIGIGILSPEEIDQLNIYQASKQAMMQAVTQLTPQPDHLLIDAMTLDLPFPQEKIIKGDARSISIAAASIIAKVYRDDLMKEYHKLYPYYGFDKNAGYGTKTHLEGLATHGITPIHRKTFAPVKQYLQ; encoded by the coding sequence ATGAAGCCTGAGTCAATTGCTACTATTAAAGAACGTCTCCAAAACCTGTCTTCACTAGACGATCCGTATGTCGAAAATTTGCGCCAAGATACGCGTTTAGGTGTACAGAAATTAGTGGGACAATTTGCGAAACGTTTGGAAAAAGAAGCACAATTAAAAGCAAAATACGCAGAAATGCAAGTCTTTGAACATGCTTGCTACGCACAAGGACATACACTCATTGCAGGTATTGATGAGGTAGGTCGTGGTCCTTTAGCTGGTCCTGTCGTTTCTGCTGCAGTTATTTTGCCCCAAAATTGCGAAATTTTAGGTTTAAATGATTCTAAACAACTTTCGGAAAAGAAACGTGATGCGCTCGCAAAAGAAATCCGTGAGCATGCAATTGCCATTGGTATTGGCATTCTTTCACCTGAAGAAATTGATCAACTAAACATCTATCAAGCAAGTAAACAAGCTATGATGCAAGCTGTGACACAATTGACACCACAACCAGATCATTTACTGATTGATGCCATGACCCTTGATTTACCTTTCCCTCAAGAAAAAATTATTAAGGGCGATGCTCGTTCGATTTCAATTGCTGCCGCTAGTATCATTGCAAAAGTGTATCGCGACGACTTAATGAAAGAGTATCACAAATTATATCCATATTACGGCTTTGATAAAAATGCAGGTTATGGAACGAAAACTCATTTAGAAGGCTTAGCAACACACGGTATAACCCCTATTCACCGTAAAACGTTTGCACCTGTCAAACAATATCTACAATAA
- a CDS encoding oleate hydratase, whose protein sequence is MYRSNGNYEAFARPKKPANVDSKQAYLVGSGLASLSAAAFLVRDGQMKGENIHIFEELPLAGGSLDGTLDPTRGFIIRGGREMENHFECLWDLFRSVPSLEVEDASVLDEFYWLNKEDPNSSNCRVIENRGERISTDGKFTLSDQASEEIVRLFLMTEDSLQDKKITDVFSEEFFESNFWIYWSSMFAFETWHSAMEMRRYIMRFIHHIDGLPDLSALKFTKYNQYESLVLPLVRYLEAHHVHFQYDTVVKNIIVAREEGLLAKEIIVDVKGEEQHILLTTNDLVFVTNGSITESTTYGDNDHPAPVTHEPGGSWRLWQNLAKQDAALGNPSKFCDNLPEESWFVSATLTTLDDKIAPYIEKISKRDPYAGKVVTGGIVTVKDSGWLMSYTLNRQPHFKNQPNDQLVVWIYGLLSAKNGDFIKKSITECSGNEIAQEWLYHMGVPVEEIPQLARHSANTIPCYMPYITSYFMPRANGDRPLVVPEGSKNLAFIGNFSETERDTVFTTEYSVRTAMEAVYTLLDIDRGVPEVFASAYDIRTLLSSTNRLMDGKKITDMQAPWIIKVLEKRGMKKIEGTFIEELLKDSHLI, encoded by the coding sequence ATGTATCGAAGTAATGGAAATTATGAAGCGTTTGCGCGTCCTAAAAAACCAGCCAATGTCGATAGTAAACAAGCTTATTTAGTTGGGTCAGGGTTAGCCTCTTTGTCAGCTGCTGCATTTTTAGTTCGTGATGGTCAAATGAAAGGTGAAAATATCCATATTTTTGAAGAATTACCACTTGCTGGTGGAAGTTTGGATGGGACGTTAGACCCAACTCGAGGTTTCATTATTCGTGGTGGTCGTGAAATGGAAAATCATTTTGAATGTTTATGGGATCTATTTCGCTCAGTGCCTTCACTAGAAGTCGAAGATGCCTCGGTTTTAGATGAATTCTATTGGTTAAATAAGGAAGATCCGAATTCTTCAAATTGCCGAGTAATTGAAAATCGTGGAGAACGTATTTCAACAGATGGAAAATTTACTTTGTCTGATCAGGCATCAGAAGAAATTGTTCGTTTGTTTCTAATGACCGAAGATAGTCTACAAGATAAGAAAATTACCGATGTCTTTTCTGAAGAATTTTTTGAGTCTAATTTTTGGATATATTGGTCATCGATGTTTGCGTTTGAAACTTGGCATTCTGCTATGGAAATGCGCCGATACATCATGCGTTTTATTCATCATATTGATGGACTACCTGATTTATCTGCATTGAAATTTACAAAATACAATCAATATGAATCCTTAGTTTTACCATTAGTTAGATATTTAGAAGCGCATCATGTTCATTTCCAATATGATACAGTTGTTAAAAATATTATTGTTGCGCGCGAAGAAGGCTTGCTTGCAAAAGAAATCATTGTAGATGTTAAAGGTGAGGAACAACATATTCTTCTGACTACGAATGATTTGGTGTTCGTTACAAATGGCAGTATTACTGAAAGTACCACTTATGGAGATAACGATCATCCTGCACCGGTTACCCATGAACCTGGTGGCAGTTGGCGTTTGTGGCAAAATTTGGCAAAACAAGATGCTGCCTTAGGAAATCCAAGTAAATTCTGTGACAACTTACCAGAAGAAAGTTGGTTTGTTTCAGCTACTTTAACTACGTTGGATGATAAAATTGCGCCATATATTGAAAAAATTAGTAAACGTGATCCTTATGCTGGAAAAGTGGTAACTGGTGGGATTGTGACGGTGAAAGATTCTGGCTGGTTAATGAGTTACACGTTAAATCGTCAACCACACTTTAAAAATCAACCAAACGATCAATTAGTTGTCTGGATTTACGGATTACTTTCTGCGAAAAATGGCGATTTTATTAAGAAAAGTATTACAGAATGTTCAGGTAATGAAATTGCCCAAGAATGGTTGTATCACATGGGTGTGCCTGTGGAAGAAATTCCTCAATTAGCTCGTCATTCAGCCAATACTATTCCTTGTTATATGCCGTATATTACGTCTTATTTTATGCCACGTGCGAATGGGGATCGCCCACTTGTTGTCCCAGAAGGTTCTAAAAACTTAGCCTTTATTGGGAACTTTAGCGAAACAGAACGAGATACTGTTTTTACAACGGAATATTCTGTTCGCACAGCGATGGAAGCTGTGTATACGTTGCTAGATATTGATCGGGGCGTTCCAGAAGTATTCGCTTCTGCATATGATATTCGTACCTTGTTGTCATCAACAAATCGCTTAATGGATGGCAAAAAAATAACAGATATGCAAGCCCCTTGGATTATCAAAGTATTAGAGAAACGTGGGATGAAAAAAATTGAAGGGACATTCATTGAGGAGCTATTAAAAGATAGTCACTTAATTTGA